A genomic window from Micromonospora violae includes:
- a CDS encoding ABC transporter permease: MSDFETVAASENQAARRGPSGEPGAPNQVGAAQKPRSLAGDAWRDLRRNPIFWISLALVVILTLMALFPGVFTANDPNNCVLSRQHAGPSGGAIFGYDFQGCDTYARAVYGTRASLLVGALAALGTGIIALVIGMLAGYFGRWVDAVLSRVIDVVLGIPLLLAAIVLLKRVSSDNQWARIGAVVFVLALLGWTTAARVVRSSVITAKEQDYVAAARMLGAGNGRIMWRHILPNSLAPAIVVLTIALGSFIAAEATLSFLGIGLKAPTISWGQDIDTGRIHMREAATPLIVPSTFLALTVLAFIMLGDAIRDAFDPKLR, encoded by the coding sequence ATGAGCGACTTTGAGACTGTGGCGGCCTCCGAGAACCAGGCCGCGCGACGGGGCCCCTCGGGGGAGCCGGGCGCACCCAACCAGGTCGGCGCAGCGCAGAAGCCGCGCAGCCTGGCCGGCGACGCCTGGCGCGACCTGCGCCGCAACCCGATCTTCTGGATCTCGCTGGCGTTGGTCGTCATCCTCACCCTGATGGCGCTGTTCCCCGGGGTGTTCACCGCCAACGACCCGAACAACTGCGTGCTCTCCCGGCAGCACGCCGGGCCGTCCGGCGGGGCGATCTTCGGGTACGACTTCCAGGGCTGCGACACGTACGCGCGGGCGGTCTACGGCACCCGGGCGTCGCTGCTGGTCGGCGCGCTCGCCGCGCTCGGCACCGGGATCATCGCCCTGGTGATCGGCATGTTGGCCGGTTACTTCGGCCGCTGGGTCGACGCGGTGCTCTCCCGGGTGATCGACGTGGTGCTCGGCATCCCGCTGCTGCTGGCCGCGATCGTGCTGCTCAAGCGGGTGTCCAGTGACAACCAGTGGGCTCGGATCGGCGCGGTCGTCTTCGTGCTGGCGCTGCTCGGCTGGACCACCGCCGCCCGCGTCGTCCGGTCCTCGGTGATCACCGCGAAGGAGCAGGACTACGTCGCGGCGGCCCGGATGCTCGGCGCCGGCAACGGTCGGATCATGTGGCGGCACATCCTGCCCAACTCGCTGGCCCCGGCCATCGTCGTGCTGACCATCGCACTCGGCTCGTTCATCGCGGCCGAGGCGACGCTCTCCTTCCTGGGCATCGGCCTGAAGGCGCCCACCATCTCGTGGGGGCAGGACATCGACACCGGCCGTATCCACATGCGGGAGGCGGCCACCCCGTTGATCGTCCCGTCGACCTTCCTGGCCCTGACCGTGCTGGCGTTCATCATGCTCGGCGACGCGATCCGGGACGCCTTCGACCCGAAGCTGCGGTGA
- a CDS encoding ABC transporter ATP-binding protein: MTVQPTPASATPEGGHLLELRDLHVEFRTNEGVARVINGVSYHLDAGETLAVLGESGSGKSVTAQAIMGILDTPPAFVRSGQILYQGADLLTQSEEQRRQVRGKEIAMIFQDALSALNPVFPVGWQIGETLRQRAGMSRADARRRAIELMDLVKIPGAAKRIGDYPHQFSGGMRQRVMIAMALALDPKVLIADEPTTALDVTVQAQIMDLLADLRRELNMAMILITHDLGVVAGVADRIAVMYAGRIVEHADVRSLYRAPAHPYTKGLLESIPRLDVRGQELSTIKGLPPNLMRIPSGCPFHPRCPYAQQVCVDEFPHDLVLGDGRTSACHFAQEVRDDSVAR; encoded by the coding sequence ATGACCGTTCAACCCACGCCCGCCTCCGCCACACCCGAGGGCGGCCACCTGCTGGAACTGCGGGACCTGCACGTCGAGTTCCGCACCAACGAGGGCGTCGCCCGCGTGATCAACGGCGTCTCGTACCACCTGGACGCCGGCGAGACCCTCGCGGTGCTCGGCGAGTCCGGCTCGGGTAAGTCGGTCACCGCCCAGGCGATCATGGGCATTCTCGACACCCCGCCCGCGTTCGTCCGCTCCGGCCAGATCCTCTACCAGGGTGCGGACCTGCTCACCCAGTCCGAGGAGCAGCGCCGGCAGGTACGCGGCAAGGAGATCGCGATGATCTTCCAGGACGCGCTCTCCGCCCTCAACCCGGTCTTCCCGGTCGGTTGGCAGATCGGCGAGACGCTGCGCCAGCGCGCCGGCATGTCCCGAGCCGACGCCCGGCGTCGCGCCATCGAACTGATGGATCTGGTCAAGATCCCGGGTGCCGCCAAGCGGATCGGCGACTACCCGCACCAGTTCTCCGGCGGCATGCGGCAGCGCGTCATGATCGCCATGGCGTTGGCGCTGGATCCGAAGGTGCTGATCGCCGACGAGCCCACCACGGCGCTCGACGTGACCGTGCAGGCCCAGATCATGGACCTGCTGGCCGACCTGCGGCGGGAACTCAACATGGCGATGATCCTGATCACCCACGATCTGGGTGTGGTCGCCGGTGTCGCCGACCGGATCGCCGTGATGTACGCCGGTCGGATCGTGGAGCACGCCGACGTCCGCTCGCTGTACCGGGCGCCCGCCCACCCGTACACCAAGGGGTTGTTGGAGTCGATCCCGCGCCTGGACGTCCGCGGCCAGGAACTGTCGACGATCAAGGGGTTGCCGCCGAACCTGATGCGCATCCCGTCCGGCTGCCCGTTCCACCCCCGGTGCCCGTACGCGCAGCAGGTCTGCGTGGACGAGTTTCCGCACGACCTGGTCCTCGGCGACGGCCGGACCAGCGCTTGCCACTTCGCGCAGGAGGTCCGTGATGACAGCGTCGCCCGCTAA
- a CDS encoding ABC transporter ATP-binding protein: MTASPANPTKVRGETILSVDNLVKHFPITQGVLFQRQIGAVKAVDGVSFELRRGETLGVVGESGCGKSTLARLLMRLETPTSGRATLEGKDLFKASGGELRRLRRNMQMVMQDPYTSLNPRMTVGDIIGEPFEIHPDAAPKGSKEKRVQELLDLVGLNPEHINRYPHQFSGGQRQRIGIARALALKPEVIVCDEPVSALDVSIQAQVINLLKQLQDELGLSYIFIAHDLSVVRHIADRVAVMYLGRIVEIGTEDEIYERATHPYTQALLSAVPVPDPEARDQRNMIRLVGDVPSPADPPSGCHFRTRCWKAQDICATQDPQTVPRAADPHPSACHFAELRPTPA; the protein is encoded by the coding sequence ATGACAGCGTCGCCCGCTAACCCGACAAAGGTCCGCGGCGAGACCATCCTCTCCGTCGACAATCTGGTGAAGCACTTCCCGATCACCCAGGGGGTGCTGTTCCAGCGGCAGATTGGAGCGGTGAAGGCCGTCGACGGGGTGAGCTTCGAGCTGCGTCGGGGCGAGACGCTCGGTGTGGTCGGCGAGTCCGGCTGCGGCAAGTCCACCCTCGCCCGGCTGCTGATGCGGCTGGAGACGCCCACCTCCGGGCGGGCCACCCTGGAGGGCAAGGACCTGTTCAAGGCCTCCGGGGGCGAGCTGCGCCGGTTGCGCCGCAACATGCAGATGGTGATGCAGGACCCGTACACCTCGCTGAACCCGCGGATGACCGTCGGCGACATCATCGGCGAGCCGTTCGAGATCCACCCGGATGCCGCACCGAAGGGCAGCAAGGAGAAGCGGGTCCAGGAACTGTTGGATCTGGTCGGGCTCAACCCGGAGCACATCAACCGGTACCCGCACCAGTTCTCCGGCGGGCAGCGTCAGCGCATCGGCATCGCCCGCGCGCTCGCGCTCAAGCCTGAGGTGATCGTCTGCGACGAGCCGGTGTCGGCGCTGGACGTCTCCATCCAGGCCCAGGTGATCAACCTGCTCAAGCAGCTCCAGGACGAGCTGGGGCTCTCGTACATCTTCATCGCACACGACCTGTCCGTGGTGCGGCACATCGCCGACCGCGTCGCGGTGATGTACCTCGGCCGGATCGTGGAGATCGGCACCGAGGACGAGATCTACGAGCGGGCCACCCACCCGTACACCCAGGCTCTGCTCTCCGCCGTGCCGGTGCCGGACCCGGAGGCCCGCGACCAGCGCAACATGATCCGGCTCGTCGGCGACGTGCCCAGCCCGGCCGACCCGCCGAGCGGGTGCCACTTCCGCACCCGCTGCTGGAAGGCTCAGGACATCTGCGCCACCCAGGACCCCCAAACGGTCCCCAGGGCAGCCGACCCCCACCCGTCCGCCTGCCACTTCGCCGAACTCCGCCCCACCCCAGCCTGA
- the purH gene encoding bifunctional phosphoribosylaminoimidazolecarboxamide formyltransferase/IMP cyclohydrolase, giving the protein MSPTQDGRRPIRRALVSVYDKTGLVELAQALHAAGVEIVSTGSTAGTIAAAGVPVTPVETVTGFPEVLDGRVKTLHPKVHAGLLADLRKDTHVAQLDELGVAAFDLLVSNLYPFQATVASGADVEECVEQIDIGGPAMVRAAAKNHASVAVLTDPTGYPALIGALSEGGFTLAQRRALAARAFADIAEYDVAVAQWCAQELAPADDSWPQFAGLALRKSTALRYGENPHQPAALYTDPDAPAGLAQAEQLHGKEMSYNNYVDADAAWRAANDFADQPAVAIIKHANPCGIAVGADVAEAHRRAHACDPVSAYGGVIAVNRPVSVEMARQVADIFTEVVVAPGFDEGAAEVLQAKKNIRLLRAPAWTPALVELRQVTGGLLAQVADRVNAPGDDPATWQLATGEAADEELLRDLAFAWRAVRAVKSNAILLAKDGATVGVGMGQVNRVDSAQLAVSRAGADRARGSVAASDAFFPFADGPQILIDAGVRAIVQPGGSIRDEEVIEAAKKANVTMYLTGTRHFFH; this is encoded by the coding sequence GTGAGTCCCACTCAGGACGGGCGCCGCCCGATCAGGCGGGCGCTGGTCAGCGTCTACGACAAGACCGGGCTGGTCGAGCTGGCTCAGGCCCTGCACGCCGCCGGTGTGGAGATCGTCTCCACCGGCAGCACGGCGGGGACGATCGCCGCCGCCGGGGTGCCGGTGACGCCGGTGGAGACGGTGACCGGGTTCCCCGAGGTGCTCGACGGCCGGGTGAAGACCCTGCACCCGAAGGTGCACGCGGGTCTCCTCGCCGACCTGCGCAAGGACACCCACGTCGCGCAGCTCGACGAACTGGGCGTGGCGGCCTTCGACCTGCTGGTCTCCAACCTCTACCCCTTCCAGGCGACCGTCGCCTCCGGCGCCGATGTCGAGGAGTGCGTGGAGCAGATCGACATCGGCGGTCCGGCGATGGTGCGCGCCGCCGCCAAGAACCACGCCTCGGTCGCCGTGCTCACCGACCCGACCGGCTACCCGGCGCTGATCGGCGCGCTCAGCGAGGGTGGCTTCACCCTGGCCCAGCGTCGCGCGCTGGCCGCCCGGGCGTTCGCCGACATCGCCGAGTACGACGTCGCGGTGGCCCAGTGGTGCGCCCAGGAGCTGGCACCCGCCGACGACTCTTGGCCGCAGTTCGCGGGGCTGGCGCTGCGCAAGTCGACCGCGCTGCGCTACGGCGAGAACCCGCACCAGCCCGCCGCGCTCTACACCGACCCGGACGCCCCGGCGGGGCTGGCCCAGGCCGAGCAGCTGCACGGCAAGGAGATGTCGTACAACAACTACGTCGACGCCGACGCCGCCTGGCGGGCCGCGAACGACTTCGCCGACCAGCCGGCGGTGGCGATCATCAAGCACGCCAACCCCTGCGGCATCGCGGTCGGGGCGGACGTCGCCGAGGCGCACCGCAGGGCACACGCCTGCGACCCGGTGTCGGCGTACGGCGGGGTGATCGCGGTCAACCGCCCGGTCTCGGTCGAGATGGCCCGGCAGGTGGCCGACATCTTCACCGAGGTGGTGGTCGCCCCCGGCTTCGACGAGGGCGCGGCCGAGGTGTTGCAGGCCAAGAAGAACATCCGGCTGCTGCGGGCCCCGGCCTGGACGCCGGCGCTGGTGGAGCTGCGGCAGGTGACCGGTGGCCTGCTGGCGCAGGTCGCCGACCGGGTGAACGCCCCTGGCGACGACCCGGCAACCTGGCAGTTGGCGACCGGCGAGGCCGCCGACGAGGAGCTGCTGCGTGACCTCGCGTTCGCCTGGCGGGCGGTCCGCGCGGTGAAGAGCAACGCGATCCTGCTCGCCAAGGACGGTGCCACCGTCGGGGTGGGCATGGGTCAGGTCAACCGGGTCGACTCGGCGCAGCTCGCGGTCTCCCGCGCCGGTGCCGACCGGGCCCGCGGATCGGTCGCCGCCTCGGACGCGTTCTTCCCGTTCGCTGACGGGCCGCAGATCCTGATCGACGCTGGCGTCCGCGCCATCGTGCAGCCCGGCGGCTCCATCCGCGACGAAGAGGTCATCGAAGCAGCCAAAAAGGCCAACGTAACGATGTACCTAACCGGAACCCGCCACTTCTTCCACTAA
- the purN gene encoding phosphoribosylglycinamide formyltransferase yields MTEPAPVARIVVLISGSGSNLQSLLEAAADPAYGAQVVAVGADRDGIAGLDRAEAAGVPTFVERVRDHDTREDWDRALTAHVAKHQPDLVISAGFLKLVGPHFLAAFGDRYLNTHNTLLPAFPGIHGPRDALAYGVKLTGATLFFVDAGMDTGPIVAQVAVPVLDDDDVDTLTERIKEAERRQLVEQVGRLVREGWTITGRKVTVP; encoded by the coding sequence GTGACCGAGCCCGCGCCTGTCGCCCGCATCGTCGTCCTCATCTCCGGCTCCGGGAGCAACCTTCAGTCGCTGCTGGAGGCCGCCGCCGACCCCGCGTACGGCGCACAGGTCGTCGCGGTCGGCGCGGACCGCGACGGCATCGCGGGCCTGGACCGGGCCGAAGCGGCAGGGGTGCCGACCTTCGTCGAGCGGGTCCGCGACCACGACACCCGGGAGGACTGGGACCGCGCCCTCACCGCGCACGTCGCGAAGCACCAACCGGACCTGGTCATCTCCGCCGGTTTCCTCAAGCTGGTCGGTCCGCACTTCCTCGCCGCCTTCGGCGACCGCTACCTGAACACGCACAACACGCTGCTGCCGGCGTTCCCCGGCATCCACGGCCCGCGTGACGCCCTCGCCTACGGCGTGAAGCTCACCGGAGCCACCCTCTTCTTCGTCGACGCCGGCATGGACACCGGGCCGATCGTCGCGCAGGTCGCGGTGCCGGTTCTGGACGACGACGACGTGGACACGCTCACCGAGCGCATCAAGGAAGCCGAGCGACGCCAGCTCGTCGAGCAGGTCGGTCGCCTGGTCCGCGAAGGCTGGACCATCACCGGAAGGAAGGTCACGGTTCCGTGA
- a CDS encoding DUF4190 domain-containing protein gives MQPGNPGQDPYGQQPNQDPTAPQPPAAPYGQQPHDPYAAPQAPYGQQPTSGQPYGQQQPYQDPYAQQQQPPYGAGPTYPNAGYPQAQGQNNTLGLVSMILGIASIPLVCCLYLGIPVGIAGIVTGYLAKQKVAQGQANNAGQAKAGLICGAVGVGLGILLLILSVVAQVNLPTQP, from the coding sequence ATGCAGCCCGGTAACCCCGGTCAGGACCCGTACGGCCAGCAGCCCAACCAGGACCCGACCGCTCCTCAGCCGCCGGCCGCCCCGTACGGCCAGCAGCCCCACGATCCGTACGCCGCGCCGCAGGCCCCGTACGGTCAGCAGCCCACCTCGGGCCAGCCGTACGGCCAGCAGCAGCCGTACCAGGACCCGTACGCCCAGCAGCAGCAGCCCCCGTACGGCGCCGGCCCGACCTACCCGAACGCCGGGTACCCGCAGGCGCAGGGGCAGAACAACACCCTCGGCCTGGTGTCGATGATCCTCGGTATCGCGTCGATCCCGCTGGTCTGCTGCCTGTACCTGGGCATCCCGGTCGGCATCGCCGGCATCGTGACCGGCTACCTCGCCAAGCAGAAGGTGGCCCAGGGCCAGGCCAACAACGCCGGCCAGGCCAAGGCCGGTCTGATCTGCGGCGCGGTCGGCGTCGGGCTGGGCATCCTGCTGCTCATCCTGAGCGTCGTGGCGCAGGTCAACCTGCCCACCCAGCCCTGA
- a CDS encoding DUF6350 family protein, translated as MSPVTPDRPSRPGGVSADDRPVDRAAPARRVPAPRAGGSPRGRAPLPVAAGVAACWAALTSYLPVAIVLGLVQLGTDSTTLTGTLRTALAGWLLGHRVPIQTESGPLGLAPLALTVLALWRLTRAGVHVSRAIGARDTRSPRRALLAAGAVGIAYALLGVLAAVLVGSGGPEVSLTRAGATFAVVGALAALVGAVRITAVTRLIVTRLPGAVRDGVRTGLVAGLLLLGAGAGAAGLAVATGGGDAADMIGAYRTGVAGQAGITLISVAYAPNAAVWSASYLLGPGFAVGTDTAVRTSEVSVGALPAVPLLAGLPRGPVDGFGTLLLAVPVLAGMVAGWLLARRVARLAGPERAGPERAAPRWADLLAPAALAGPVAGMVLGAAAAVSSGPLGAGRLAQVGPVSWQVGAVAAGVIAAGALLGAAATRVLTRRPAQ; from the coding sequence ATGTCCCCCGTCACCCCTGACCGTCCCAGCCGTCCCGGTGGTGTGAGCGCCGACGACCGGCCGGTCGATCGTGCCGCGCCGGCCCGGCGGGTGCCCGCGCCTCGCGCTGGTGGGTCTCCGCGCGGGCGTGCGCCGCTGCCCGTCGCCGCCGGGGTGGCCGCCTGCTGGGCAGCCCTCACCTCCTACCTGCCCGTCGCCATCGTGCTCGGCCTGGTGCAGCTCGGCACGGACTCCACCACCCTGACCGGCACCCTGCGCACCGCGCTGGCCGGCTGGCTGCTCGGGCACCGCGTACCGATCCAGACCGAGTCCGGCCCGCTCGGGCTCGCCCCGCTCGCGCTGACCGTGCTCGCGCTCTGGCGGCTGACCCGCGCCGGCGTGCACGTCAGCCGCGCGATCGGCGCCCGCGACACCCGCTCACCGCGCCGGGCGCTGCTCGCCGCGGGCGCGGTCGGCATCGCGTACGCGCTGCTCGGCGTGCTCGCCGCGGTGCTGGTCGGCAGCGGCGGGCCGGAGGTGTCCCTGACCCGGGCGGGTGCCACGTTCGCGGTGGTCGGCGCACTCGCCGCGCTGGTCGGCGCGGTCCGGATCACCGCCGTGACCCGGCTGATCGTCACCCGGCTGCCGGGCGCGGTGCGCGACGGCGTCCGGACCGGTCTGGTGGCCGGGCTGCTCCTGCTCGGCGCGGGCGCGGGCGCGGCTGGCCTGGCGGTGGCCACCGGCGGCGGCGACGCGGCCGACATGATCGGGGCGTACCGGACCGGGGTCGCCGGGCAGGCCGGCATCACCCTGATCAGCGTGGCGTACGCGCCCAACGCGGCCGTCTGGTCGGCCAGTTACCTGCTCGGGCCGGGCTTCGCCGTCGGGACCGACACCGCGGTCCGCACCAGCGAGGTGTCGGTCGGCGCGCTGCCGGCCGTGCCGCTGCTCGCGGGCCTACCGCGCGGTCCGGTGGACGGCTTCGGCACGCTGCTGCTCGCGGTGCCGGTGCTGGCCGGGATGGTGGCCGGCTGGCTGCTCGCCCGTCGGGTGGCTCGACTCGCCGGGCCGGAGCGGGCCGGGCCGGAGCGGGCCGCGCCGCGTTGGGCCGACTTGCTGGCCCCGGCGGCGCTGGCCGGTCCGGTGGCCGGGATGGTGCTCGGCGCAGCCGCCGCGGTCTCCAGTGGGCCGCTCGGTGCCGGTCGGCTGGCCCAGGTCGGGCCGGTGAGCTGGCAGGTCGGTGCGGTGGCGGCCGGTGTCATCGCGGCCGGCGCGCTCCTCGGTGCCGCCGCCACCCGGGTGCTGACCCGCCGGCCCGCGCAGTAG
- a CDS encoding DUF4190 domain-containing protein, which translates to MTTPYPPPPPPPARGRDRTTLWGVLGIVLGLICCGVFGIVFGYLSIRDARRYGQSPLLGYLAVAFGVINIIGGAILRVTGNYPFWND; encoded by the coding sequence GTGACGACCCCATACCCGCCTCCCCCACCGCCACCGGCCCGGGGACGCGACCGGACCACCCTCTGGGGCGTGCTGGGCATCGTGCTGGGGCTGATCTGCTGCGGCGTCTTCGGCATCGTCTTCGGCTACCTGTCCATCCGCGACGCCCGGCGGTACGGGCAGTCGCCGCTGCTCGGTTACCTCGCCGTGGCGTTCGGCGTGATCAACATCATCGGTGGGGCGATCCTGCGGGTGACCGGCAACTACCCGTTCTGGAACGACTGA
- the sucD gene encoding succinate--CoA ligase subunit alpha, which translates to MAIWLTKDSKVIVQGMTGSEGSKHTRRMLAAGTNVVGGVNPRKAGQTVDFDGTELPVFASVADAMAETGADVTVIFVPPQFTKAAVVEAIDAGIDLAVVITEGVPVHDTASFWAYNVAQGERTRIIGPNCPGIASPGASNAGIIPADITGSGRIGLVSKSGTLTYQMMYELRDIGFSTCVGIGGDPIIGTTHIDALAAFEADPETDAIVMIGEIGGDAEERAAEFIKANVTKPVVGYIAGFTAPPGKTMGHAGAIISGSAGTAEAKQAALEAVGVKVGKTPTETAKLMREIMSGS; encoded by the coding sequence ATGGCTATCTGGCTGACCAAGGACTCGAAGGTCATCGTCCAGGGGATGACCGGTTCCGAGGGTTCCAAGCACACCCGGCGGATGCTGGCCGCCGGCACCAACGTGGTGGGTGGCGTCAACCCGCGCAAGGCGGGCCAGACTGTCGACTTCGACGGCACCGAGCTGCCGGTCTTCGCGTCCGTGGCGGACGCGATGGCCGAGACCGGGGCCGACGTCACCGTCATCTTCGTGCCGCCGCAGTTCACCAAGGCCGCCGTGGTCGAGGCGATCGACGCCGGGATCGACCTGGCCGTGGTGATCACCGAGGGCGTCCCGGTGCACGACACCGCGTCGTTCTGGGCGTACAACGTGGCGCAGGGCGAGCGGACCCGGATCATCGGGCCGAACTGCCCGGGCATCGCCTCGCCGGGCGCGTCCAACGCCGGCATCATCCCGGCCGACATCACCGGCTCCGGCCGGATCGGCCTGGTCAGCAAGAGCGGCACGCTGACCTACCAGATGATGTACGAGCTGCGCGACATCGGCTTCTCCACCTGCGTCGGCATCGGCGGTGACCCGATCATCGGGACCACCCACATCGACGCCCTCGCGGCGTTCGAGGCCGACCCGGAGACCGACGCGATCGTCATGATCGGTGAGATCGGTGGCGACGCCGAGGAGCGGGCCGCCGAGTTCATCAAGGCGAACGTCACCAAGCCGGTGGTCGGCTACATCGCCGGCTTCACCGCCCCTCCCGGCAAGACCATGGGTCACGCCGGGGCGATCATCTCCGGCTCGGCCGGCACCGCCGAGGCGAAGCAGGCGGCGCTGGAGGCCGTCGGCGTCAAGGTCGGCAAGACGCCGACCGAGACCGCGAAGCTGATGCGGGAGATCATGTCCGGCAGCTGA
- the sucC gene encoding ADP-forming succinate--CoA ligase subunit beta — protein sequence MDLYEYQGRDLFERHGLPVLAGGVATTPEEARAIAERLGGRVVVKAQVKVGGRGKAGGVKLAEGPDEAVARATDILGMDIKGHTVHKVMITVTADVVEEYYFSYLLDRANRTFLCIASVAGGMDIEQVAAETPDKVVKAPIDAVKGVDEAKAREIVTAAGFPAEVADQVVEIAVGLWQAFVAEDATLVEVNPLAKNGDGRLLLLDAKISLDENAAFRHPDHEALVDQAAVDPLEQAAKAKDLNYVKLDGEVGIIGNGAGLVMSTLDVVAYAGERHGNVKPANFLDIGGGASAAVMANGLEIVLSDPAVKSVFVNVFGGITACDEVANGIIQALALLEQRGEQVTKPLVVRLDGNNAEAGRAILDSANNPLVQRVDTMDGAAERAAELAAAGV from the coding sequence GTGGACCTGTACGAGTACCAGGGGCGGGACCTGTTCGAGCGGCACGGTTTGCCCGTGCTCGCCGGCGGCGTCGCCACTACCCCGGAAGAGGCCCGCGCGATCGCCGAACGCCTCGGCGGCCGTGTGGTCGTCAAGGCGCAGGTAAAGGTCGGCGGCCGAGGTAAGGCCGGCGGCGTCAAGCTGGCCGAGGGCCCGGATGAGGCGGTGGCCCGGGCCACCGACATCCTCGGCATGGACATCAAGGGTCACACCGTCCACAAGGTCATGATCACGGTGACCGCCGACGTGGTCGAGGAGTACTACTTCTCGTACCTGCTCGACCGGGCGAACCGCACCTTCCTCTGCATTGCCAGCGTCGCCGGTGGCATGGACATCGAGCAGGTCGCCGCCGAGACCCCCGACAAGGTCGTGAAGGCCCCGATCGACGCCGTGAAGGGCGTGGACGAGGCCAAGGCCCGCGAGATCGTGACCGCGGCCGGCTTCCCGGCCGAGGTCGCCGACCAGGTGGTCGAGATCGCCGTCGGCCTGTGGCAGGCGTTCGTCGCCGAGGACGCCACCCTGGTCGAGGTCAACCCGCTCGCCAAGAACGGCGACGGCCGGCTGCTGCTGCTCGACGCGAAGATCAGCCTGGACGAGAACGCCGCGTTCCGGCACCCGGACCACGAGGCCCTGGTCGACCAGGCCGCGGTGGACCCGCTGGAGCAGGCCGCCAAGGCCAAGGACCTCAACTACGTCAAGCTCGACGGCGAGGTCGGCATCATCGGCAACGGCGCGGGTCTGGTCATGTCGACCCTCGACGTGGTCGCCTACGCCGGTGAGCGGCATGGCAACGTCAAGCCGGCCAACTTCCTCGACATCGGCGGCGGCGCGAGCGCCGCGGTGATGGCGAACGGGCTGGAGATCGTGCTCTCCGACCCGGCCGTGAAGAGCGTCTTCGTCAACGTCTTCGGCGGCATCACCGCCTGCGACGAGGTCGCCAACGGCATCATCCAGGCGCTGGCCCTGTTGGAGCAGCGCGGCGAGCAGGTCACCAAGCCGCTCGTCGTCCGGCTCGACGGCAACAACGCCGAGGCTGGCCGGGCGATCCTGGACAGCGCGAACAACCCGCTCGTGCAGCGGGTGGACACCATGGACGGTGCGGCCGAGCGGGCCGCCGAGCTGGCAGCTGCGGGGGTCTGA
- a CDS encoding cobalamin B12-binding domain-containing protein, translating to MSSRIRVVVAKPGLDGHDRGAKVVARALRDAGMEVVYTGLHQTPEQIVEAAIQEDADAVGLSVLSGAHMTLFRRVLELLAERDARDIVVFGGGIIPNGDIPELEKLGVAKIFTPGATTQAIVEWVRENVAQPVS from the coding sequence ATGAGCTCTCGTATTCGGGTCGTCGTCGCGAAGCCCGGCCTGGACGGCCACGACCGGGGCGCGAAGGTGGTCGCGCGCGCCCTGCGGGATGCTGGGATGGAGGTCGTCTACACCGGCCTGCACCAGACACCCGAGCAGATCGTGGAAGCCGCCATCCAGGAGGACGCCGACGCGGTCGGCCTGTCCGTGCTCTCCGGCGCGCACATGACGCTCTTCCGGCGGGTGCTGGAACTGCTCGCTGAGCGGGATGCCCGCGACATCGTCGTGTTCGGCGGCGGCATCATTCCGAACGGCGACATTCCCGAGCTGGAGAAGCTGGGCGTCGCGAAGATCTTCACGCCGGGCGCCACCACCCAGGCGATCGTCGAGTGGGTCCGCGAGAACGTCGCGCAGCCGGTCTCCTGA
- a CDS encoding M23 family metallopeptidase, with the protein MRQRLSSEPDRYRGRRRVPTPPRSRYAAVVTTAFVGAGIVALGASALPDAKDVSPTVLDELKQASVTSQDAAARADNADRASRDSRAKDNAEPEVWLLPLQGYDFNSPYGMRWGKLHTGVDLVAPEGTPYVAIHDGLVTKAGWFGGYGNAVIVQHADGSEAIYGHSSAVSVKEGQQVKAGDQLGLVGQTGHAYGTHLHLEIHVKGQPTDPVPYLQERGVDIKLQVEAIYSEVAAS; encoded by the coding sequence GTGCGCCAGCGCCTGTCGTCTGAGCCCGATCGATATCGCGGTCGCCGCCGCGTACCCACCCCACCCCGCAGCCGCTACGCCGCTGTCGTGACCACCGCGTTCGTCGGGGCCGGCATCGTGGCTCTCGGCGCGAGCGCCCTGCCGGACGCCAAGGACGTCAGCCCGACGGTCCTCGACGAGCTCAAGCAGGCGTCGGTCACCAGTCAGGACGCCGCGGCCCGTGCCGACAACGCCGACCGCGCCTCCCGGGACAGCCGCGCCAAGGACAACGCCGAGCCCGAGGTCTGGCTGCTGCCGCTGCAGGGTTACGACTTCAACTCCCCGTACGGGATGCGCTGGGGCAAGCTGCACACCGGCGTGGACCTGGTCGCCCCCGAGGGCACGCCCTACGTGGCGATCCACGACGGCCTGGTCACCAAGGCCGGCTGGTTCGGCGGCTACGGCAACGCGGTGATCGTCCAGCACGCCGACGGCAGCGAGGCCATCTACGGCCACTCCTCCGCGGTGAGCGTCAAGGAAGGCCAGCAGGTCAAGGCGGGCGACCAGCTCGGCCTGGTGGGGCAGACCGGCCACGCGTACGGCACGCACCTGCACCTGGAGATCCATGTCAAGGGGCAGCCGACCGACCCGGTGCCCTACCTCCAGGAGCGCGGAGTGGACATCAAGCTGCAAGTCGAGGCAATCTACAGCGAGGTAGCCGCCTCCTGA